One window of Anas acuta chromosome 23, bAnaAcu1.1, whole genome shotgun sequence genomic DNA carries:
- the FEZ1 gene encoding fasciculation and elongation protein zeta-1 isoform X2, whose amino-acid sequence MEAPLVSLEEEFEEGPGDDGGTPRRTADPALAELESFSAEMMSFKSMEDLVQEFDEKLTVCFRNYDAATEGLAPVRGRLQAQEEEERLQDEEVWDALTDGFAPRDSPRPWLHPEAEAPDGTDPQLCEKEEEEELAERSEHDSGINEEPLLTAEQVIEELEELMQSSPDPEADPDGDEEEEEEEEETEADADSGSGGMEPILLRDLHTFSPTFNNNCSHEGLEQLSAGELVAAAGRAEAASRALSAELVAQLARRDELAFEKEVKTAFIGALLAVQGEQREQREAARRRHRERGLSLQGGRPERGGHMPRKYLNTVIPYEKKGSPPSVEDLQMLTNILFAMKEGNEKVPTLLTDYILKVLCPT is encoded by the exons ATGGAGGCACCCCTGGTAAGCCTGGAGGAGGAGTTCGAGGAGGGGCCTGGGGACGATGGGGGGACCCCCCGGCGCACTGCGGACCCTGCGCTGGCCGAGCTGGAGAGCTTCTCAGCTGAGATGATGAGCTTCAAGTCGATGGAGGACCTGGTGCAGGAGTTCGACGAGAAGCTCACTGTCTGCTTCCGTAACTACGACGCCGCCACCGAGGGCCTGGCCCCTGTGCGGGGCCGCCTGCaggcacaggaggaggaggagcgccTTCAGGACGAGGA GGTCTGGGATGCCCTCACTGATGGCTTCGCCCCCCGGGACTCCCCCCGACCCTGGCTGCACCCTGAAGCTGAGGCCCCTGATGGCACCGACCCCCAG CTTtgtgagaaggaagaggaggaggagcttGCTGAGAGGAGCGAGCATGACTCAGGCATCAATGAGGAGCCACTGCTGACGGCTGAGCAG GTCAttgaggagctggaggagctgatgCAGAGTTCGCCTGACCCTGAGGCTGACCCTGACggtgatgaagaggaggaggaggaggaggaggaaactgAGGCTGATGCAGATAGTGGCAGTGGGGGCATGGAGCCCATCCTCCTGCGTGACCTGCACACTTTCTCCCCCACCTTCAACAACAACTGCTCCCATGAAG ggctggagcagctctcagctggggagctggtggcagcggcggggcgggcAGAGGCGGCGAGCCGGGCGCTGTCAGCGGAGCTGGTGGCACAGCTGGCCCGGCGGGACGAGCTGGCCTTCGAGAAGGAGGTGAAGACGGCGTTCATCGGGGCGCTGCTGGCGGTGCAGGGGGAACAGCGGGAGCAGCGGGAGGCCGCTCGGCGCCGCCACCGCGAACGGgggctgagcctgcagggggGGCGCCCCGAACGCGGGGGACACATGCCCAGGAAG tacCTGAACACAGTGATTCCTTATGAGAAGAAGGGATCACCCCCCTCCGTTGAGGACCTGCAGATGCTCACCAACA TCCTGTTTGCTATGAAAGAGGGGAACGAGAAGGTGCCCACACTGCTGACGGATTACATCCTCAAAG TGCTCTGCCCAACCTGA
- the PKNOX2 gene encoding homeobox protein PKNOX2, with product MHHVSPAPALTMMATQTVPPPPYQDTPQMTATAQQPTKAQPVHLTTTPAATNTPVPTAAGDPQAQLEADKRAVYRHPLFPLLTLLFEKCEQATQGSECITSASFDVDIENFVHQQEQEHKPFFSDDPELDNLMVKAIQVLRIHLLELEKVNELCKDFCNRYITCLKTKMHSDNLLRNDLGGPYSPNPSSISLHPQEMLQSSPAALPAASNPPPGIVVPAAALPPGNLAMGAGSGSPAVPGGALYQPVTMVTSQGQVLTQAIAPGALQIPNAQVNLDLTSLLDGEDKKSKNKRGVLPKHATNIMRSWLFQHLMHPYPTEDEKRQIAAQTNLTLLQVNNWFINARRRILQPMLDASNPDPAPKAKKIKSQHRPTQRFWPNSIAAGVLQQQGGNSGTNPDGSVGMDNLQPLSSATATMAMQQAMLAVHDDSLDGTEEEEEDEEEDEDEMEEEEEEEEELEEEPGGLPAAPGTDLGLDHSDSLE from the exons ATGCACCATGTCTCCCCGGCGCCGGCTCTGACGATGATGGCCACCCAGACGGTGCCCCCTCCTCCCTACCAAGACACCCCACAG aTGAcagccacagcccagcagcccacCAAGGCTCAGCCTGTGCACCTCACCACCACACCAGCAGCCACCAACACGCCCGTGCCCACTGCAGCTGGTGACCCCCAGGCGCAGCTGGAGGCCGACAAGCGAGCCGTCTACAG GCACCCGTTGTTCCCGCTGCTTACTCTGCTCTTTGAGAAGTGTGAGCAGGCAACACAGGGCTCTGAGTGCATCACCTCGGCCAGCTTTGACGTTGACATCGAGAACTTTGtccaccagcaggagcaggagcacaaGCCCTTCTTCAGCGATGACCCGGAGCTGGACAACTTG ATGGTGAAGGCAATCCAGGTGCTGCGCATCCACCTcctggagctggagaaggtCAACGAGTTGTGCAAGGACTTTTGCAACCGCTACATCACCTGCCTCAAAACCAAGATGCACAGTGACAACCTACTCAGGAACGACCTGGGGGGCCCCTACTCCCCCAACCCCTCCTCCATCAGCCTCCACCCTCAG gagatgctgcagagctcaCCCGCGGCACTGCCGGCTGCGTCCAACCCCCCACCAGGCATCGTGGTGCCCGCAGCCGCGCTGCCCCCGGGCAACCTGGCCATGGGTGCCGGGAGCGGGTCGCCCGCCGTGCCAG GTGGAGCCCTGTACCAGCCCGTGACGATGGTGACGTCGCAGGGCCAGGTCCTCACCCAAGCCATCGCCCCCGGAGCCCTGCAGATCCCCAACGCCCAG GTGAACCTGGATCTCACCTCGCTCCTTGATGGCGAGGACAAGAAGTCCAAGAACAAGCGGGGCGTTCTGCCCAAACACGCCACCAACATAATGCGCTCCTGGCTCTTCCAGCACCTCATG CACCCCTACCCTACGGAGGACGAGAAGAGGCAAATCGCCGCCCAAACCAACCTGACCCTCTTGCAAGTCAACAACTG GTTCATCAATGCCAGGCGGCGCATCCTACAACCCATGCTCGATGCCAGCAACCCGGACCCAGCCCCCAAAGCCAAGAAAATCAAATCTCAGCACCGGCCCACCCAGCGGTTCTGGCCCAACTCCATTGCTGCTggagtgctgcagcagcagggtggcaATTCGGGGACAAATCCTGATG gcTCAGTTGGCATGGACAACCTGCAGCCCCTGTCATCAGCCACAGCCACCATGGCCATGCAGCAAGCTATGCTGGCAGTCCATGATGACTCCCTAGACGGTaccgaggaagaggaggaagacgaggaggaggatgaggacgagatggaagaggaggaagaggaggaggaggagctggaggaagagccTGGTGGCCTCCCAGCTGCACCCGGCACTGACCTTGGCTTGGACCACAGTGACTCACTGGAGTAG
- the FEZ1 gene encoding fasciculation and elongation protein zeta-1 isoform X1 has protein sequence MEAPLVSLEEEFEEGPGDDGGTPRRTADPALAELESFSAEMMSFKSMEDLVQEFDEKLTVCFRNYDAATEGLAPVRGRLQAQEEEERLQDEEVWDALTDGFAPRDSPRPWLHPEAEAPDGTDPQLCEKEEEEELAERSEHDSGINEEPLLTAEQVIEELEELMQSSPDPEADPDGDEEEEEEEEETEADADSGSGGMEPILLRDLHTFSPTFNNNCSHEGLEQLSAGELVAAAGRAEAASRALSAELVAQLARRDELAFEKEVKTAFIGALLAVQGEQREQREAARRRHRERGLSLQGGRPERGGHMPRKRFSMEGISSILHSGLRQTFGPATNEKQYLNTVIPYEKKGSPPSVEDLQMLTNILFAMKEGNEKVPTLLTDYILKVLCPT, from the exons ATGGAGGCACCCCTGGTAAGCCTGGAGGAGGAGTTCGAGGAGGGGCCTGGGGACGATGGGGGGACCCCCCGGCGCACTGCGGACCCTGCGCTGGCCGAGCTGGAGAGCTTCTCAGCTGAGATGATGAGCTTCAAGTCGATGGAGGACCTGGTGCAGGAGTTCGACGAGAAGCTCACTGTCTGCTTCCGTAACTACGACGCCGCCACCGAGGGCCTGGCCCCTGTGCGGGGCCGCCTGCaggcacaggaggaggaggagcgccTTCAGGACGAGGA GGTCTGGGATGCCCTCACTGATGGCTTCGCCCCCCGGGACTCCCCCCGACCCTGGCTGCACCCTGAAGCTGAGGCCCCTGATGGCACCGACCCCCAG CTTtgtgagaaggaagaggaggaggagcttGCTGAGAGGAGCGAGCATGACTCAGGCATCAATGAGGAGCCACTGCTGACGGCTGAGCAG GTCAttgaggagctggaggagctgatgCAGAGTTCGCCTGACCCTGAGGCTGACCCTGACggtgatgaagaggaggaggaggaggaggaggaaactgAGGCTGATGCAGATAGTGGCAGTGGGGGCATGGAGCCCATCCTCCTGCGTGACCTGCACACTTTCTCCCCCACCTTCAACAACAACTGCTCCCATGAAG ggctggagcagctctcagctggggagctggtggcagcggcggggcgggcAGAGGCGGCGAGCCGGGCGCTGTCAGCGGAGCTGGTGGCACAGCTGGCCCGGCGGGACGAGCTGGCCTTCGAGAAGGAGGTGAAGACGGCGTTCATCGGGGCGCTGCTGGCGGTGCAGGGGGAACAGCGGGAGCAGCGGGAGGCCGCTCGGCGCCGCCACCGCGAACGGgggctgagcctgcagggggGGCGCCCCGAACGCGGGGGACACATGCCCAGGAAG CGCTTCAGCATGGAGGGCATCTCCAGCATCCTGCATTCCGGCCTGCGCCAGACCTTTGGCCCTGCCACCAACGAGAAGCAG tacCTGAACACAGTGATTCCTTATGAGAAGAAGGGATCACCCCCCTCCGTTGAGGACCTGCAGATGCTCACCAACA TCCTGTTTGCTATGAAAGAGGGGAACGAGAAGGTGCCCACACTGCTGACGGATTACATCCTCAAAG TGCTCTGCCCAACCTGA